The following proteins are encoded in a genomic region of Mycobacterium sp. 155:
- the nrfD gene encoding NrfD/PsrC family molybdoenzyme membrane anchor subunit — translation MTQSEFDSYRPPEPARRRIGGKKGRRRRGGMDTGGDGAREMIMVPEVEFTSYYGHPVIKPPPWGHEVAAYLFLGGVAGGSGLLGLGAQLTGRRRLRRNARLGALGAVILGAIALVLDLGRPDRFYNMMRTFKITSPMSVGSWILSAFSGGIGVAAVAEVDRMSGERLPLGPLRPVLRLVEGPAGLEAGLFAAPLAVYTAVLLSDTANPTWNDAHRDLPFVFVSSASLASAGLAMITTPVAETGPARTLAALGVVGDITAMKLMERRMDPVAAEPLHHGSAGEMLRWAERLAAAGGLGAVLGGRNRLVAAASGLALLAASALTRFGVFEAGIHSAKDPRYTIEPQKRRLAARRAAGITDDSITTAG, via the coding sequence ATGACCCAGTCGGAGTTCGACAGCTACCGGCCGCCAGAGCCCGCTCGTCGGCGAATCGGCGGCAAGAAGGGCCGTCGGCGCCGCGGTGGGATGGACACCGGGGGTGACGGTGCCCGCGAGATGATCATGGTGCCGGAGGTCGAATTCACCTCCTATTACGGCCATCCGGTGATCAAACCGCCGCCATGGGGTCATGAAGTGGCCGCGTACCTGTTCCTCGGCGGGGTCGCCGGTGGATCGGGGCTGTTGGGGCTCGGGGCCCAGCTGACCGGTCGGCGCCGGCTGCGCCGCAACGCCCGCCTGGGTGCTCTGGGCGCGGTCATCCTGGGCGCGATCGCGCTGGTCTTGGATCTCGGCCGCCCGGACCGCTTCTACAACATGATGCGCACCTTCAAGATCACCTCACCGATGAGCGTGGGGTCGTGGATCCTCTCGGCGTTCAGCGGCGGTATCGGCGTCGCGGCGGTAGCCGAAGTGGACCGCATGTCGGGGGAGCGGCTGCCGCTGGGCCCGCTGCGACCGGTCCTGCGACTCGTCGAGGGACCGGCCGGGCTGGAGGCAGGCCTGTTCGCGGCACCGCTGGCCGTCTACACCGCGGTGCTGTTGTCCGACACCGCGAACCCGACGTGGAACGACGCCCACCGGGACCTGCCGTTCGTGTTCGTCAGCTCTGCAAGCCTGGCCTCTGCCGGGCTCGCGATGATCACCACGCCGGTGGCTGAGACGGGGCCGGCGCGCACCCTGGCGGCCCTCGGTGTGGTTGGGGACATCACGGCGATGAAGCTCATGGAGCGCCGTATGGATCCGGTTGCCGCCGAGCCGCTGCATCACGGTTCGGCCGGCGAGATGTTGCGGTGGGCCGAACGACTGGCCGCCGCAGGCGGTCTGGGCGCGGTGCTCGGCGGGCGTAACCGCCTCGTCGCCGCGGCCTCCGGCCTGGCGCTGCTGGCGGCTTCGGCACTGACCCGCTTCGGTGTATTCGAAGCCGGCATCCATTCCGCCAAGGACCCGCGTTACACGATCGAGCCGCAGAAGCGCAGGTTGGCCGCACGCCGCGCGGCAGGCATTACCGACGACTCGATCACCACGGCAGGCTGA
- a CDS encoding 4Fe-4S dicluster domain-containing protein → MGQLAGPTDPAADARWADIQPRKGFFTDTSICIGCKACEVACKEWNRNPRDGDLELLGMSYDNTGSLGASTWRHVAFIEQGREKIEAARESGRALVGLGMPTIGAPEPAAVDTTPPDTPEFRWLMASDVCKHCTHAGCLDVCPTGAMIRTEFGTVVVQHDVCNGCGTCVAGCPFGVVERRSDGTMAPTTRQGERKGEQPEVPRRGIAQKCTLCYDRLVDDQTPACAKTCPTTSIKFGNHDDMVVEARERVAQLHAQGMTEARLYGANELDGVGGTGSVFLLLDEPEVYGLPPDPRVCTADLMTMYKRAGIAALGMVAAAAFSFLRGGRR, encoded by the coding sequence ATGGGCCAGCTGGCAGGGCCGACCGATCCAGCTGCGGATGCGCGATGGGCGGACATACAACCACGCAAGGGCTTCTTCACCGACACCTCGATCTGCATCGGCTGCAAGGCGTGCGAGGTGGCCTGCAAGGAATGGAACCGCAACCCCCGCGACGGCGATCTTGAGCTGCTCGGGATGTCGTATGACAACACCGGTTCGCTCGGGGCCAGCACGTGGCGGCACGTCGCGTTCATCGAGCAGGGTCGCGAGAAGATCGAGGCGGCCCGGGAATCCGGCCGCGCTCTCGTCGGCCTCGGGATGCCGACCATCGGCGCTCCTGAGCCGGCGGCGGTCGACACCACCCCGCCCGACACCCCGGAGTTCCGCTGGCTCATGGCCTCCGACGTCTGCAAGCACTGCACGCACGCGGGATGCCTGGATGTATGCCCCACGGGCGCGATGATTCGCACCGAGTTCGGCACCGTGGTGGTCCAACATGATGTCTGCAACGGCTGCGGCACCTGTGTGGCGGGCTGTCCCTTCGGGGTGGTCGAGCGCCGCAGCGACGGCACGATGGCGCCGACCACCCGGCAGGGCGAACGCAAGGGTGAGCAGCCCGAGGTGCCCAGACGCGGTATCGCGCAGAAGTGCACGCTGTGCTACGACCGGCTGGTCGACGACCAGACACCGGCGTGCGCGAAAACCTGCCCGACCACCTCTATCAAGTTCGGCAACCATGACGACATGGTCGTCGAGGCACGCGAGCGAGTCGCTCAGCTGCACGCCCAAGGTATGACCGAGGCGCGGCTGTACGGCGCGAACGAGCTGGACGGCGTCGGCGGCACCGGGTCGGTGTTCTTGTTGCTCGACGAGCCGGAGGTGTACGGCCTGCCGCCGGATCCGCGCGTCTGCACCGCCGATCTGATGACGATGTACAAGCGGGCCGGGATCGCGGCGCTGGGAATGGTTGCGGCAGCGGCGTTTTCGTTCCTCCGGGGAGGGCGCCGATGA
- a CDS encoding acyl-CoA dehydrogenase family protein: protein MDSALCSALDEVVRNVIEPAAPAVDAAGSFPRESIDALAKAGFLGLLSAPEFGGGGGSLGDAAQVVRSVAAVCGSTAMVLAMHYAAVSVLERFADDDTRTAIAAGRHLSTLAFSEVGSRSHFWAPVGTATRGDGDTVLLDSRKSWVTSAGHADSYVWSSRALDADGPMTLWHVPATVEGLEVAGSFDGLGLRGNSSTPMTATSLAVAPSAMLGGDGQGLDLALETVLPTFLVLNAAFSVGLMRSLVAAAGTHLAHSRLEHLGQSLAEQPEQRRAYARLLTLADTAGLFLDDTLSALEAGRADAMLRVLQVKAVAAEAASDIADGVMRLCGGSAFRKELGIERRFRDSLAARVMAPTTEALHDFIGRAAFGQPLL from the coding sequence GTGGACTCTGCCCTGTGTTCGGCCCTTGATGAAGTGGTCCGCAACGTCATCGAACCGGCCGCACCGGCCGTCGACGCCGCCGGAAGCTTTCCCCGCGAATCGATCGACGCGTTGGCCAAGGCCGGTTTTCTCGGCCTGCTGAGCGCACCCGAATTCGGCGGCGGCGGTGGCAGTCTCGGTGACGCAGCCCAGGTGGTGCGCAGTGTCGCAGCCGTCTGCGGTTCGACGGCGATGGTGCTCGCCATGCACTATGCCGCGGTCAGTGTGCTCGAACGGTTCGCCGACGACGACACCCGGACCGCCATTGCCGCGGGCCGTCACCTGAGCACCCTGGCCTTCTCCGAAGTCGGCTCTCGCAGCCACTTTTGGGCGCCGGTGGGCACTGCCACCCGCGGTGACGGCGACACCGTGCTCCTGGATTCCCGTAAGAGCTGGGTCACCTCGGCAGGCCATGCCGACAGCTACGTCTGGTCGAGTCGCGCGCTCGATGCCGACGGTCCGATGACGCTGTGGCACGTGCCCGCGACGGTCGAAGGGCTCGAGGTGGCCGGGTCGTTCGACGGGCTGGGCCTGCGCGGCAATTCGTCGACGCCCATGACCGCGACGAGTCTGGCGGTGGCCCCGTCGGCGATGCTCGGCGGCGACGGGCAGGGCCTTGACTTGGCGCTGGAGACGGTGCTGCCGACGTTCCTGGTGCTCAACGCCGCGTTCTCGGTTGGTCTGATGCGGTCGCTGGTCGCCGCCGCGGGCACGCACCTGGCCCACAGCCGCCTCGAGCATCTCGGCCAGAGCTTGGCCGAACAGCCCGAGCAGCGCCGTGCCTATGCCCGGCTGCTGACGCTCGCCGACACGGCTGGCCTGTTCCTCGACGACACCTTGAGCGCCCTGGAGGCCGGGCGCGCCGATGCGATGTTGCGGGTTTTGCAGGTGAAAGCTGTTGCAGCGGAAGCTGCTTCGGATATCGCCGACGGGGTGATGCGGTTGTGCGGTGGTTCGGCGTTCCGCAAGGAGCTGGGCATCGAACGCCGGTTCCGGGATTCACTGGCGGCCCGGGTGATGGCACCCACCACTGAGGCCCTGCACGATTTCATCGGCCGCGCCGCGTTCGGCCAACCACTACTGTGA
- a CDS encoding phosphate/phosphite/phosphonate ABC transporter substrate-binding protein: MTLLLGAVAYDPKVVTIWFGFRDWLRQNGLDFDFVLYSNYERQAEDLADGRIDVAWNSPLAWLRCERLAAARGRKVSALLMRDTDQDLTSVFVVRADSPIQTIADLKATRLALGAVDSPQATLIPLATLADAGLLAGRDVTVERFDVGVGLHGDHIGGERGAVRAVLDGRADAAAIIDTNHLGFGRDGTVPPSSLRIIGQTTPFDHCNMTVVDTAPTAEVERLRELLLSMSYTDETVRPLLDLEGLTRWLPGRTSGYDVLNTAVELLGFYDTAGTVTASDYRP; this comes from the coding sequence ATGACTCTTCTGCTGGGCGCTGTTGCGTACGACCCCAAGGTGGTCACCATCTGGTTCGGGTTTCGAGATTGGTTGCGCCAGAACGGTCTCGACTTCGACTTCGTCTTGTACTCGAACTACGAGCGCCAGGCTGAGGACCTCGCCGACGGCCGTATCGACGTGGCCTGGAACTCGCCGCTCGCGTGGTTGCGCTGTGAGCGGTTGGCGGCAGCGCGGGGCCGGAAGGTGTCGGCGCTGTTGATGCGCGACACCGACCAAGATCTGACCTCGGTTTTCGTGGTCCGCGCGGATTCGCCGATTCAAACTATTGCCGACCTCAAAGCGACGCGGCTGGCGCTGGGTGCCGTGGATTCGCCGCAGGCCACGCTGATTCCGTTGGCGACGCTGGCCGACGCCGGGTTGCTTGCCGGGCGGGACGTCACCGTCGAGCGCTTCGATGTGGGCGTAGGCCTGCACGGCGACCACATCGGCGGTGAGCGCGGCGCCGTGCGGGCCGTGCTCGACGGCCGCGCCGATGCGGCGGCGATCATCGACACCAACCATCTCGGCTTCGGCCGGGATGGCACCGTGCCGCCGTCGAGTCTGCGGATCATCGGTCAGACAACGCCTTTCGACCACTGCAATATGACCGTGGTCGATACCGCGCCCACCGCGGAGGTCGAGCGGCTGCGGGAGCTGCTGCTGTCGATGTCGTATACCGACGAGACCGTGCGGCCCCTGCTGGATCTCGAAGGCCTCACCCGCTGGCTGCCCGGTCGAACGAGCGGCTACGACGTGTTGAACACCGCTGTGGAACTGCTCGGCTTCTACGACACGGCAGGCACCGTCACCGCATCCGATTACCGGCCATGA